From the Syntrophorhabdaceae bacterium genome, the window ATTCATACCGGAAATAAAGGAATCTATTTAAACAACTAACATCATTGACAATTATGTTCCTGATCGCCTGCGAATTTACTCAGCTCGGCCCCTATGAGGTCGCAGCTTTAATACTCTCATAGGTGACATCCAAAAGTTCCTGCAGCACGACCTGGTCCATGGCAGGGGGAGGCATGAGCACGATCACATCGCCCAGGGGTCTTATCACCACACCCCTTGCCCTCGCTTCCATGGTCACTTTCTGGCCTATCTTTTCCCGGGGCGCATAAGGTTTTGCCGTCCGTCGGTCTTTTACCAGCTCGATCCCCACCATGAAACCCTCCTGTCGTACCTCTCCCACATGTTCGAGGCCTTGAAACCGGGTAAGCCTCTCTTTTAAAAACTCTATCTTTGGCTTCATATTTTTGATGATCTCATCGCTCTCGAAGAGCTCCAGGTTCCTCACCGCCACGCTGCATGCCAGGGGGTTGCCCGTATAGGTGTGTCCGTGAAAGAAGGTCCTGAAGTCCTCAAAGCGCCCGAAGAACCCTTCGAACACCTCATTAGTCGTCATTGTTGCCGCAAGGGGCAGATATCCGCCCGTAATACCCTTCGCCACGCAGAGAAAATCAGGTTCCACCCTCTCCTTTTCGCAGGCAAAGAGAAAACCTGTCCTTCCGAAACCGGTCGCCACCTCGTCAGCGATGAGGAAAAGCCCATGTTGTTTCGTAATTTTCCTAATCGCTGAGAGAAAACCTTCGGGCTGGACGATCATCCCGCCCGCACCCTGTACCAGGGGCTCGATTATGACTCCGCAAATTTCATCCTTGTGAAGGGAGACTATCTTCTCGAATTCGGCGATGCATGCCATGCCGCAATTGTCTTTCTTCAGCTTGAGCGGGCATCGGTAGCAATAAGGGGAAGGCGCTTTGAACGTTTTGAAGAGGAGCGGCCGATAGACCTTGTGGAACAGGTCGATCCCGCCCACGCTCACGGCCCCTATAGTATCGCCGTGGTAGCCGTTGGTAAATGAGACAAACCGCTTCCGGCTTTTTTCGCCCTTCTGCTGCCAGTATTGATAGGCCATTTTGAGGGCAATTTCGACGGAAGTTGAGCCGTTATCGGAGTAGAAGACCTTTTCAAGCCCGGCAGGAGTAATCTCTGCGAGCTTCTTCGCAAGCACCACGGCCGGGGTATTCGCAAGACCGAGGAGTGTGGAATGGCAGAGCTTTTCCGATTGACTCCGTATCTCGTCGACCAGCTCTTTTTTCCCATGGCCGTGGACAAGCACCCACAGAGAAGAGACGCCATCAATATATCGCTTGCCCTCCGAATCGATCAGGTAGAAACCTTCGCCCCTTTCTATTATCAAAGGGTCCGTCTCCAAATATTCCTGCATTTGCGTAAAAGGATGCCATATATATTTTTTATCCCAATCTTTTAAGTAAGCGCTGCCTTCCATCGGACCTCCTGCAAAGTCTCCGACAGCCGCCGGACCGGAGTCGCCCCGCCGGCTGTCCCGTTTTTGGGAGTAGCTTATCATGAACGGTATTCGGCCGCAACGAAAAGACAGGCGGCTTTTGCATTGAGAGAAGTGAATTACAAGGATTCATTGGAAGGGGGAATAGGGCTCTTCCGGCTCACTTCCGCTAAGCACCTCAAACCAAGGATAAGAGGCTTATTTTGTGGACTCCTGAGGGGAAACTGGTGTGCCCTGGCCTCCCTTTTCCTCGATCCCTTTTGAGCGTTTTGCGCGGGCCGGCGGTCTGCCCACTACCTTGGCGATTTTTACGCCTTCTTTTTCTATGTAGACTACTCCGATCCTGTCTCCGGGTTTCAGCTCCTCGAGCTTAATATTCCTGGCAACCCTCGTACGGGAAAGATCGAAAACAAATTCTCCTTTTCTGTTTTTCGCGACGATGGTCTTCGCCTCGTTGTCAAGGCTCACCAGGTCGCCCAGAAACCTCTTCACCGGTTCCGTTGTCTTGATTTTTTTTCCCGGGGCCCTTGCCATATCACGGTGCTCCGTCGCCTCCCCCAACCCATCGACATCGGCAAAACAGGTTGTGCCTAACCCAAAGCCTATCGCTATCGCAACACACAGCACAACAAGCTTCTTCAAGTGATCCACCTCCTCAATAAAGCCACATGGCAAAAACATTATACCACAGCCTGGGTCAGCTGCCTGCTTTAATAGGTTGACAATATATATTACATTGTACTATCCATAACTTACATAATTATGTTTATGCTATTTAACGTACTTTGCCTATAACCAATCAATTTAAAATAATTTCATCTGTTTTTTTCCTGCCCTTGTCGCAGATTTTTGCACATCTCTTCTCTCCAACCATTGTTGAGAAATTTCTCCAAGAAAGGGGGAGGGGCAAGTCGTGCGTCTTTCACCATACATGAACCGTGACTGGGCGCGGGTGAAAATGAGCTCGTCCTTCGCCCTTGTCATGCCGACGTAGAATAGCCTCCGCTCCTCTTCCTTCTCAAATTCCCCTTTTGCCATCAGGGAAGGCGTCAGGCCGTCCTCTGCTCCCGCAATAAATACGGTTTTGAATTCGAGCCCTTTCGCGGAATGTAGGGTCATAAGGCTGACTGCATCGGCCTTCGGATCAAAAGAATCCCCGGAGGAAAGAAGAGAAAGCTCGTCCATGATCAGCAACAGCGCCTGGTCTGCAGGCAGATCACTATAGGCGGAGACAATTTGAAAAAGAAGCGCCCGGTCCTTCTCGGATGCTTCCGCCTCGATACAAAGAGAGTTCACAAGTTCCGGGAGATCGGAACAATTAATGCCTTCTTCCATTCTTTTCCGGAGAATTTCCGTCATTCTTGCAGCTCCGGCCGGGCCGCCTCCACGAACCACCTGAAATGGCATGCCTGAATCGAAAAATGCCTCCTCCAAGGTCCCGGCCTGAGTGTTAATCCTGTAAATTACCGCAAAATCGCTGAAACCGTGCCCGTCTCCCCATATTGTGCCGGATCCAAGGGAGCGGTCAATGCTAAAATGGCTCGTGCCTCCCATCCTGTGCTCTATTTCCCTTACGATTGCCTTTGCCTCCGCTTTTTCATCAGGAACAGTGAGTAATATGATTGCTGTTCCCTCTTCTTTTACCGCGCCCAGCTCTTTATCTATCCTCCTCCGGTTGTGTCTGATAAGGTCGGAGGAAGCCGAGACGATAATCTTTGAGGAGCGGTAATTCCGGGAGAGTATGATTCTGCGAGCCCGGGGAAAATCGGTCTCGAAGCGGAGAAAGTTCTCCATGTCGGCGCCCCTGAATCCATAGATTGCCTGATCCGAATCGCCTACTGCACAGAGATTCTCGTGCCCGTTCAAAATAGAGCGCATGAGCCTGTATTGCGCGGGATTTATATCCTGATATTCATCGACCATAATGTATTGGAAGCCTGTCCCGAAGCCGCCGCACGAAACCCTGGCATCCAATATTTCAATGGGGATTCTAATGAGATCTTCGAAATCGTAAAGGCCTTTCTCGCAAAGCCTGCTCTGATACGCATCGAAGAGGGGTTTTAACTCGTCATCCGCCTTCTCCATGAGATCTTTGACGCGGCCTATTTTTTCACCTATCTTTTGTCCGGCCTTGCGGTCTCCGGCGATTCCGGCCAGGATGTCCGACTGTTCTTTCGGTCCGCAGACGCGGAATTCATGGTGAAAAGCTTCCCTCATGATCTGCAGGCCGAGAAGATGAAAGGTACCGATACGCACCTCCCGTCCCGTCTTCCCGAGGAGAAGGTCCGTCCTCTCCCGCATCTCCCTGGCCGCCCTGTTCGTGAAGGTGACCGCGAGTATCTCCGACGGGTTGACCCCCCTCTCCACAAGATAAGAGATCCTGCGGACAAGGGTCATAGTCTTGCCGGTTCCCGGGCCTGCCACGATAAGAAGAGGACCCTCTATGGCTGCGACAGCCTCTCGTTGTTCTTCGTTTAATCCTTCAAAAATGTCAGTCATTCTGTTTTCGGGGGGTCCTGATGAAGTAGAAGCCGGGGCCGGCCGGGATAAGCGCCATAATCCATAAGGCGCCGTCTCTCCGGATGTGACCGGGCCGGACTTCCGGAAGGCCCCTTCAAAGGAGCGGCATCTGCCCCTTTATCTCTTTCCGCTCGAATTCTTCGAATATCTTGACTTTCCCGTACTCCCCGTCATATCCGGGAGAGATATTGACGCTCCCGGACCGCATCCGCGCGACAGCCTCCCTCACGAGGGGGGCTCCGCTTGCCTTTTCGATCTCATCGAGGGGCACGTCAAGAAGAATATTGAATTCATTCCCAAGCCTGTACAGGAGTTTCAGGTACTCACCCGCCACCGCTTTGCTTCCCGCTCCCACTTTCATGGCTTCCGCCAGAATTTCGGGCAAGGGGATTACGGAAGAGTAGGCCGGCCTTCCGGGGGGGATGACCCCTTTTTTTCTGTCGGCCAGCTTTTCAGCCCTGTGCATGACGCCCACAGTCAACTTCTTGCCGCATACCGGGCAGAGGTAGTGATGGGCCATAGTCTCCTCGGGCATGAGACTTACCTTGCATGCCCTGTGGCCGTCGTAATGATATTTCCCCTCCTCAGGGAAGAATTCGATGGTGCCGAGAAAACCCTTTCCCGTTCTAATGCCTTCCGTAATCCCCGCATAGGAGGGCTCCACGTCGAGTATATTGGCCTCCCTGCCCATTCGGGAGGGAGAATGGGCATCGGAGTTCGATACGAGGGTGATTCCATCCAGCGCGGAAAGCCGCCAGTTCATGGGAGGATCGGAAGAGAGGCCCGTCTCCACAGCCCCGATGAAAGGCGTCAGCTCTTCGAAGCATTCTTCCAATGAATCAAACCCCGATGCAGCCCCTAATACTGAAAAATGGGGAGTCCAGATATGGGCAGGGATAAACATCGCGTCAGGGGTCGTTTCGAGGGTGATCTTTAGCAGCTCTTTCGCGTCGAGCCCGAGAATGGGTCTTCCATCCGAGCCGATGTTGCCGACCTTGGAGAGAGCAAGACCTATTCGCGCTGCCGCGGGCAGATCGGGCGCAAGGATCACACAGTGCACTTTGCGCGTTTTCTCATTCTTGCGGTAGATGCAGCTTATCTCCGCCGAGAGAAGAAAGGAGACTTCCCCCTTGCATGAGTCGGGTATTCCCTCCCTTCCGGGCTCCTTCTTGAGGCTGAAAAGGCCGTTTCCTGCGGACACGAGTTTCTCGGATAATTCTTTGAACCAACCCGGGTGAGTAAAATCACCTGTCCCGACTACCCCTATTCCTTTGAGCTGTGCCCATTTCCACAGACCCTCCGGCGACATCTGCGGGCTCGTGGCCCGGGAATATCTCGAATGCACATGGAGGTCCGCAATGAGGCGCATCAGACCTTCCCCATGTCGAGGATCTCCGAAAGCATCTCTCCTAACCTAGTCTCCTCCGTCTTATC encodes:
- a CDS encoding UvrD-helicase domain-containing protein, which translates into the protein MTDIFEGLNEEQREAVAAIEGPLLIVAGPGTGKTMTLVRRISYLVERGVNPSEILAVTFTNRAAREMRERTDLLLGKTGREVRIGTFHLLGLQIMREAFHHEFRVCGPKEQSDILAGIAGDRKAGQKIGEKIGRVKDLMEKADDELKPLFDAYQSRLCEKGLYDFEDLIRIPIEILDARVSCGGFGTGFQYIMVDEYQDINPAQYRLMRSILNGHENLCAVGDSDQAIYGFRGADMENFLRFETDFPRARRIILSRNYRSSKIIVSASSDLIRHNRRRIDKELGAVKEEGTAIILLTVPDEKAEAKAIVREIEHRMGGTSHFSIDRSLGSGTIWGDGHGFSDFAVIYRINTQAGTLEEAFFDSGMPFQVVRGGGPAGAARMTEILRKRMEEGINCSDLPELVNSLCIEAEASEKDRALLFQIVSAYSDLPADQALLLIMDELSLLSSGDSFDPKADAVSLMTLHSAKGLEFKTVFIAGAEDGLTPSLMAKGEFEKEEERRLFYVGMTRAKDELIFTRAQSRFMYGERRTTCPSPFLGEISQQWLERRDVQKSATRAGKKQMKLF
- a CDS encoding endonuclease Q family protein, translating into MRLIADLHVHSRYSRATSPQMSPEGLWKWAQLKGIGVVGTGDFTHPGWFKELSEKLVSAGNGLFSLKKEPGREGIPDSCKGEVSFLLSAEISCIYRKNEKTRKVHCVILAPDLPAAARIGLALSKVGNIGSDGRPILGLDAKELLKITLETTPDAMFIPAHIWTPHFSVLGAASGFDSLEECFEELTPFIGAVETGLSSDPPMNWRLSALDGITLVSNSDAHSPSRMGREANILDVEPSYAGITEGIRTGKGFLGTIEFFPEEGKYHYDGHRACKVSLMPEETMAHHYLCPVCGKKLTVGVMHRAEKLADRKKGVIPPGRPAYSSVIPLPEILAEAMKVGAGSKAVAGEYLKLLYRLGNEFNILLDVPLDEIEKASGAPLVREAVARMRSGSVNISPGYDGEYGKVKIFEEFERKEIKGQMPLL
- the bioA gene encoding adenosylmethionine--8-amino-7-oxononanoate transaminase, with translation MISYSQKRDSRRGDSGPAAVGDFAGGPMEGSAYLKDWDKKYIWHPFTQMQEYLETDPLIIERGEGFYLIDSEGKRYIDGVSSLWVLVHGHGKKELVDEIRSQSEKLCHSTLLGLANTPAVVLAKKLAEITPAGLEKVFYSDNGSTSVEIALKMAYQYWQQKGEKSRKRFVSFTNGYHGDTIGAVSVGGIDLFHKVYRPLLFKTFKAPSPYCYRCPLKLKKDNCGMACIAEFEKIVSLHKDEICGVIIEPLVQGAGGMIVQPEGFLSAIRKITKQHGLFLIADEVATGFGRTGFLFACEKERVEPDFLCVAKGITGGYLPLAATMTTNEVFEGFFGRFEDFRTFFHGHTYTGNPLACSVAVRNLELFESDEIIKNMKPKIEFLKERLTRFQGLEHVGEVRQEGFMVGIELVKDRRTAKPYAPREKIGQKVTMEARARGVVIRPLGDVIVLMPPPAMDQVVLQELLDVTYESIKAATS